One Peptococcaceae bacterium genomic window carries:
- a CDS encoding GntR family transcriptional regulator: MTNPVSKSELVYKYLKEKILANELKPGEYINLQKVGEELGISKIPIREGIKRLESIGLVETTPNVGVRVKKLDLNELEQLMLIRRELETLATRMAAEKIDRKTIKKLYTLIDKMEAERQAGNVNQYGIINKEFHLTIYRSSQAELIYNMIEDLWDRSERTRWVFSMFPERLKLSNREHVELVKLLEEHDGRAADIIYKQKTEGFLNVIRVLKELEIDR; the protein is encoded by the coding sequence ATGACGAATCCTGTGAGCAAATCGGAACTTGTTTACAAGTATCTTAAAGAAAAAATTTTAGCGAACGAACTAAAACCGGGGGAGTACATCAACCTGCAAAAAGTGGGAGAAGAACTGGGCATCAGCAAAATCCCGATACGGGAAGGGATAAAACGCCTTGAGTCGATCGGGCTGGTCGAAACAACTCCCAATGTCGGCGTGCGGGTAAAAAAACTTGATCTGAATGAACTGGAACAACTGATGCTTATCAGGCGGGAACTGGAAACGCTGGCAACAAGGATGGCTGCTGAAAAAATCGACCGAAAGACCATCAAAAAGCTTTATACCTTAATAGACAAAATGGAAGCCGAGAGGCAGGCGGGTAATGTCAACCAGTACGGTATTATCAACAAGGAATTTCATTTGACCATTTACCGGAGCAGCCAGGCCGAACTGATTTATAATATGATTGAAGATTTGTGGGACAGGAGTGAGCGGACCAGGTGGGTGTTCTCCATGTTTCCGGAAAGGCTGAAATTGTCCAATAGGGAACACGTCGAACTGGTAAAGCTGCTTGAAGAGCATGACGGCAGAGCGGCTGACATCATCTACAAGCAGAAAACGGAAGGATTTTTAAACGTGATCAGGGTATTGAAAGAATTGGAAATCGACAGGTGA
- a CDS encoding (2Fe-2S)-binding protein yields the protein MRAVTKTAVVDGKKCTGCETCARICPVVAISVVNVEGHRVAKIEQDECQACGICATRCPQHAICLEERCSPLEVGMDAGKISGGEEIAAICHKAHMYPDQVVCFCHRIQAKEIAAAILSGADTPEKVAKMTGARTGCGVLCITGVIRLLQAAGIELRQAPGYQWYGKMATIWEIPEKVMQKYGKQYYLAEDQEKMNELFPGGESE from the coding sequence GTGAGGGCTGTTACCAAGACCGCAGTCGTGGACGGAAAGAAATGCACAGGGTGTGAAACCTGCGCTCGTATTTGCCCGGTTGTTGCTATTTCCGTGGTTAATGTAGAAGGACACAGGGTGGCCAAAATCGAGCAGGATGAGTGCCAGGCCTGCGGCATATGCGCAACCCGCTGCCCGCAGCACGCGATCTGCCTGGAAGAGCGGTGTTCACCCCTAGAGGTCGGCATGGATGCCGGCAAGATCTCCGGCGGGGAAGAGATTGCCGCCATTTGTCATAAGGCTCACATGTACCCCGACCAGGTGGTCTGTTTTTGTCACCGCATCCAGGCCAAGGAAATAGCGGCAGCGATTTTATCCGGAGCAGATACGCCGGAAAAGGTGGCCAAGATGACCGGGGCCCGGACAGGCTGCGGCGTCTTGTGCATAACGGGTGTTATCAGGCTGCTTCAAGCCGCGGGCATAGAATTAAGACAGGCGCCGGGGTACCAGTGGTACGGCAAAATGGCTACCATCTGGGAGATCCCGGAGAAGGTCATGCAAAAATACGGCAAACAGTATTACCTGGCTGAAGATCAAGAAAAAATGAACGAACTCTTTCCGGGGGGTGAAAGCGAATAA